TCCAGTCCGCCATCGCCCTGGGCAAGCGGGCCCGGAGCGAAACCGCCATCGGGGCTGGGGCGGTAAGCGTGGCCTACGCCGCCTTGGACCTGGCCCAGGCCGTCTATGGCGACCTCACGGGGCTTGCCGTGGCGGTTTTGGGGGCGGGGGAGATGGCGGAGCTTTTCCTCACCCACCTCCGCGCCCACGGGGTGGGGCGGGTTTTGGTGGTGAACCGCACGGCGGAGAGGGCCAGGGCCTTGGCGGAGCGCTTGGGCGGGGAGGCCTTTGCCCTGGAAGCCCTGCCCCAGGTCCTGGCGGAGGCGGACCTGGTGGTGGCCTCGGCGGCCGCCCCCCACTACCTGGTGCGCCCCGAGGACCTGCCCCGGCGGGCTAAGCCCCTTTTTCTCATTGACATCGCCCTTCCCCGGAACATTGACCCCCGGGTGGGACGGCTTCCCCACGCCTACCTCTACAATCTGGATGACCTGGAACGGGTGGTGGAGAAAAACCTTAAGGCCCGCCTGGGCGAGGTGCCCAAGGTGGAGGCCCTGATAGAGAAGGCCCTGGGGGACTACCTGGAGTGGTACGCCGGCCACCGGGTGCGGGAGGCCATCCGGGCCCTGGAGGAGAGGCTTCTTAGGGAGGTGGCCCGGGAACTCCCCCACGCCGACCCCCTCACCTGGCACAAGGAGGCGGGCCGCCGGGCCCACCCTTTGATCCTGGCCCTCAAGGCCCAGGCCCGGCCATGACCTCGGCGAGCGCCCTGGCCTTTCTGGGGGTGGCCTTCTTGGCCCTGGGGTGGTTTTGGCCTCGAGGGCTTGGCCTTGGAGCCTGGCTCTACCTAGGGGCCGCCTTGGCGGATGCGTTGTCCAAGGGGGTTTTCTCCGGGCCGGCCCAGCCCGCCCTGGTCCTTGGGGGCCTGCTGGCCCTGCGGGGCGAGGCCCTCGCCCTCCGCCCTAGGCTTTCCCCCTTGCGCCGCTACCTCCTCGCCCTCTCCTTGGTCCTGGGCCTTTTCGCCCTCAAGGCCCTGCCCCATCCCAGAGGGGAGCTTCCCCTTTTCCTCACCCTCCTCCACGCCGGGGCTTTTTTGGTGGCCTACTTGGCCTTGGCCGTGGGGGTGGGGGCGGGGGTTATGTGTGCGCTTCAGGACCTGCGCCTGCGGGCCCACCCGGAGAAGGCCTTGGGGGCTCCACCCCTTTGGAGCCTAAGGCGGCTTGAGCGGGGGTATTTGCGGGTGGGTTACTGGGCGGCCACCTTGGGCCTGGGAAGCGGCATGGCCTGGGCCTTTAGCTACTTCGGAAGCCCTTTGAGCTTGGACCCCAAGGAGCTTTCCGCATTTTGGGGGTGGTTCCTATTTACCATTTACTTTCTTCTGGAAGACCGGCTTCGGGGCCGGATTCGGGCCGCGCTTCTCCTCCTCGCCTACGCCCTCTTCCTCTTCGCCTTCCTGGGGGCGCCCTTCCTGGGGTCCCGGCACCCCTCGAGGCTTCCCCTTTAAATATAGAAACCAACACTTGACAATCTATAAATCAATGGTTTACTCTTTTAAACAGGAGGTGGCCATGGGGCTTGGGCACTGGGACCGGGAGGCCCTCCTGGAGCGGTACCGGGAGCGCCTTTGGGAGGCGGAGCGGGAGAGGCGTCTCCTTCCCCTGCGCCGCCCCTGGCGGGTACGGCTTGCCCAGGCCCTGTGGCGCCTGGCCCAGGCCTTGGCGCCCGAGGAGCGGTGGGAGGTGGCCCGTGGAGGCTAAGGGACCCCTTCTGGAGACGCTACGGGCAGGCGCCGCTACCCCGGAGGAGGCCTTGGGGGGATGGGGCGTGGAGCTCCCGGTGGGCAACCTGGAGGCAAGCCTTCCCGTGCGGGGGGGTGCACGCCGGCTTTGGGTGGGGCTAGGCCACGCTAAGCTCCCTTTCCTCCCTGGCTCCAGGAAGGCGGTGGTGGCCCAAGCCCAAGGGGGCCACGTGGCCTGGGGAGGGAATGGGCTTGGGGACGGCTGGGCCCGCCTGGAGGCCTGGGTGCGGCTTGGCAATCGGGAGCTTTGCCCGAAGGAGGCGTGATGGAAGAGAAGCGGAAGGTCCTGGAGATGGTGAAGGCGGGGGAGATCGGAGTGGAGGAGGCCCTGGCCCTTCTAGAAGCCCTGGGGGGTGGGCCCAAGGCCTCCTCCCCGGCCCGGCTTTTGCGGGTGCGGGTGGACGGCCACGACGAGGGGAAGCCGGTGAAGGTGCACGTTAACCTCCCCCTAGCCTTGGCGGAGCTCTTGGAGAAGCTCCTCCCCGAGGAGGCCCAGCTCACCCTGGGGCGCCAGGGGGTAAACCTGAAGGAACTCCTGGCGGCCTTGGGCCAAGGGGTGCCGGAGGGGAAGCTGGTGGAGATAGAGGCGGAGGAGGAAGGCAAGCCCGTGCGCATCCTGGTGGAGGTGGTTTGAAGGCGTCCTTTGCCCTTCGTCCTCGCTTTCTCTACCTGTGGGTGTGGGTGGGAAAGGTTCCATTGGGGCTCCTCCTTCCCCTTTGCCTCCTGGAAGGGCTCTTCTTGGGGCTCCTTTGGGTGGAGAAGAGGCGGGCCCTCCGGGGCCAGCCCCCTCGGGTTTCCCTTCCCCCTAGGGCGGTCTTTGCCTTGCGGGCGCTTCCGCCCGTGGTCTTCTTGGAGGTGGAGGCGGAGGGGGTGAAGGTAAAGGTGGGACTATGGTGATGCGACCGCTTCCCGTGCGTTGCCCGGTTTGCGAAAGCCCGTTGGCGGCGAAGGTCCTTTTCTGCCCCGCCTGCGCCACGGAGGTCTCCGGGCGCTTCGCCCTAAACGAGTTCGCCCTCCTTTCCAAGGAACACCTGGACTTCCTGCGGCTTTTCGTGAAGGCCCGGGGGAACCTCAAGGAAGTGGAGCGCCTCCTCGGGGTTTCCTACCCCACGGTGCGGGCCCGGTTGGACGCTTTGCTTCGGGCTTTGGGCTACGAGGACGAGGCGGAGCCGGAGGGGGCGGAGGCGGCGCGCCTGGAGGTCCTGGAGGCCTTGCGCAAGGGGGAGATCAGCGTGGAGGAGGCGGTGGCGCGCTTGCGGGGAGGGAAAAGCTGAAGGCCGTTCCTTTGCCCACCTCGCTTTCCACCCAGATCTCTCCCCCGTGGGCCTCGAGGATGGCCTTCACGATGGAAAGCCCAAGCCCCGAGCCCCCCCGTTCCCGGTCCCGGGCCTTGTCCACCCGGTAGAAGCGCTCAAAGAGGTGGGGGAGGTGCTCCTCGGGGATGCCTTCCCCGTCGTCCTCCACCCGCACCACCACCTTGTCCTCGAGGTCAAAGGCCCTTAGCCACACGTGCCGGGCCCCGGCCTTGAGGCTATTGGACACCAGGTTGGCCAGGACCTGGTGGAGCCTATCCGGGTCCCCCCGCACGTACACCTCCGGGGGGGCCTCCACCAGGATCTCCCCCTCAAAGCTCCGCTTGAACTCCTCCCGCACCTCCTCCAGGAGGTCTAGGACGCGCACGGGGACGGGCTCTATGCGCCAGCTTCCGCTTTGGGAAAGCTCCAGGAGGTCGGAAACCAGCTTTCCCATGCGCTCGGCCTCCCGCTTCACGGTCTCCAGGCTTTCCCGCTGGACCTCGTTGAGGGGGGTGCGGCGGAGGAGGTAGCCCACGTGGCCCAGGATGGCGGTGATGGGGGTCCTAAGCTCGTGGGAGGCGTCTTGGAGGAAGCGGGTCTGGGCCAAAAAGGCCTTCTGCATGCGGGAAAGCATCCCGTTTAGGGCCTTGACCAAGGCCGCCACCTCGTCCTCCCCTTCGGGCTCGGGCAGGGGCTCGGGGCGCTCGGGCATGGCCTCCGCCTTTTTGGCCACCCACTCCAGGGGGGAAAGGGCCCGGGCCACCAGGCTTCGCGCCAGCAGGACGCTAAGGAGGAGCACCAAAAGGGCGGTGCCGGCGTAGATGCGGGTGAACTGGGTGAGGGTGGCCTCTATCTCCTCCGTGGGCCGCCCCACCAGGAGGAGGCCCTTCCACACCGTGCCGGCCACGTTCACCTCCACCCGGCGGGCGTAGACGAGAAGGGGAAGGGGCCTCCCTTCCCGGGGTAGCTCCACCCGGGCCCAGACCTCGCCCCGGGCCAGGAGGAGGCGGTAGTCCTCCTCCTTCAGGAGGAGGCGCCCGCTTCCCAAGGCGGGGCTTTTCTGGAGGCTAATCCCCCCTTCCCGGGCCAGGAGGGCGGGGTCTTCCTCGGGTAGGAGCTGGAGTTCAGCGTAAAGGCCAGCGGGAAGGCCCGCCTCCAGGAGGGGCTGCCCCCCCAGGTTGAGGAGGCGCACCACCTGGTTGCTGGCCTCCAAAAGCTCCGCCCGGAGGCTACGGTAGAGGAAGCTCCGCAAGACCCCTTCCAGGGCTAGCCCCAGGACCAGAAGGGTGACGAAGAGGAGGCCCGCCGTGAGGAGGGTGATGCGGGTGCGCAGGGTCATGGAGGAGGGCTAGTCCTCCCTCAGGACGTACCCCACGCCCCGCACCGTGTGGATGAGGCGGCGCTCCCCCCCGGCCTCCAGCTTCTTGCGCAGGTAGCCGA
This Thermus hydrothermalis DNA region includes the following protein-coding sequences:
- the hemA gene encoding glutamyl-tRNA reductase, with the protein product MALPLYLVGLSHKTAPVEVRERAALDPAVALPAALRRLGKAVVLSTCNRTEIYGVGTPEEARALLRERGVEPRYLYLREGTEALRHLFRVAAGLDSLVVGEAQILGQVREALFLARAHKATESLLEKAFQSAIALGKRARSETAIGAGAVSVAYAALDLAQAVYGDLTGLAVAVLGAGEMAELFLTHLRAHGVGRVLVVNRTAERARALAERLGGEAFALEALPQVLAEADLVVASAAAPHYLVRPEDLPRRAKPLFLIDIALPRNIDPRVGRLPHAYLYNLDDLERVVEKNLKARLGEVPKVEALIEKALGDYLEWYAGHRVREAIRALEERLLREVARELPHADPLTWHKEAGRRAHPLILALKAQARP
- the ccsA gene encoding cytochrome c biogenesis protein CcsA is translated as MTSASALAFLGVAFLALGWFWPRGLGLGAWLYLGAALADALSKGVFSGPAQPALVLGGLLALRGEALALRPRLSPLRRYLLALSLVLGLFALKALPHPRGELPLFLTLLHAGAFLVAYLALAVGVGAGVMCALQDLRLRAHPEKALGAPPLWSLRRLERGYLRVGYWAATLGLGSGMAWAFSYFGSPLSLDPKELSAFWGWFLFTIYFLLEDRLRGRIRAALLLLAYALFLFAFLGAPFLGSRHPSRLPL
- a CDS encoding SHOCT-like domain-containing protein is translated as MEEKRKVLEMVKAGEIGVEEALALLEALGGGPKASSPARLLRVRVDGHDEGKPVKVHVNLPLALAELLEKLLPEEAQLTLGRQGVNLKELLAALGQGVPEGKLVEIEAEEEGKPVRILVEVV
- a CDS encoding DUF2089 domain-containing protein — encoded protein: MVMRPLPVRCPVCESPLAAKVLFCPACATEVSGRFALNEFALLSKEHLDFLRLFVKARGNLKEVERLLGVSYPTVRARLDALLRALGYEDEAEPEGAEAARLEVLEALRKGEISVEEAVARLRGGKS
- a CDS encoding sensor histidine kinase, with the translated sequence MTLRTRITLLTAGLLFVTLLVLGLALEGVLRSFLYRSLRAELLEASNQVVRLLNLGGQPLLEAGLPAGLYAELQLLPEEDPALLAREGGISLQKSPALGSGRLLLKEEDYRLLLARGEVWARVELPREGRPLPLLVYARRVEVNVAGTVWKGLLLVGRPTEEIEATLTQFTRIYAGTALLVLLLSVLLARSLVARALSPLEWVAKKAEAMPERPEPLPEPEGEDEVAALVKALNGMLSRMQKAFLAQTRFLQDASHELRTPITAILGHVGYLLRRTPLNEVQRESLETVKREAERMGKLVSDLLELSQSGSWRIEPVPVRVLDLLEEVREEFKRSFEGEILVEAPPEVYVRGDPDRLHQVLANLVSNSLKAGARHVWLRAFDLEDKVVVRVEDDGEGIPEEHLPHLFERFYRVDKARDRERGGSGLGLSIVKAILEAHGGEIWVESEVGKGTAFSFSLPASAPPPPPR